A genomic region of Methanobacterium sp. SMA-27 contains the following coding sequences:
- a CDS encoding nitroreductase family protein produces MNQTIETIKNRRSVRQYLPDQIKDQELEDILEAAIYAPTAHNDQPWKFTIIQNSDLIDEINEGAKEAMKEMDIEWISKLGAMEGFNIFHGAPTVVIISGRKDAISPMVDCSAAIENMLLAAESMDIGSCWIGFAKFYFLNPESYKKFDIPDDHEVYYGVALGYKVRENSEAPERNRNVFKYFR; encoded by the coding sequence ATGAATCAAACAATAGAAACAATAAAAAATAGAAGAAGTGTGAGACAATACCTTCCAGACCAGATTAAAGACCAGGAACTTGAAGACATTCTTGAAGCAGCTATATACGCACCAACGGCTCATAATGACCAGCCATGGAAGTTTACCATAATACAAAACAGCGATCTTATAGATGAAATTAACGAAGGTGCCAAGGAAGCAATGAAAGAGATGGACATTGAATGGATATCCAAACTTGGGGCAATGGAAGGATTTAACATATTCCACGGGGCACCCACAGTGGTAATTATATCTGGAAGAAAAGATGCAATATCTCCAATGGTAGACTGTTCAGCTGCAATTGAGAATATGCTGCTTGCAGCAGAAAGCATGGATATTGGGTCCTGCTGGATTGGATTTGCCAAGTTCTACTTCCTAAACCCAGAATCCTATAAGAAATTTGATATACCCGATGACCATGAAGTCTACTACGGAGTTGCACTAGGCTACAAGGTACGGGAAAATTCAGAAGCACCAGAAAGAAACAGGAACGTGTTCAAGTACTTCAGATAA
- a CDS encoding GbsR/MarR family transcriptional regulator, producing the protein MKNEDSPTQEFREIVYESCKAIGLDDFPSRLISVLQTEKKGISFGELSEITGYSLSNLSTTIKGMEERQMVKKFKKPRSRKVFVVMDKDITSFFIELQKKRYKQSIEPSLKQIPEIIKKYEDNEEFQEELTIIKDYYKQTLFMSEETKKFIRALENREALK; encoded by the coding sequence ATGAAAAATGAAGATTCTCCAACACAAGAATTCAGAGAAATAGTCTACGAATCATGCAAAGCAATAGGATTAGATGATTTTCCATCTAGACTAATATCCGTTCTTCAAACTGAAAAAAAAGGTATATCATTTGGTGAACTTTCAGAAATTACAGGGTACAGTCTTTCCAATCTCAGCACAACCATAAAGGGTATGGAAGAAAGGCAGATGGTTAAAAAGTTCAAGAAACCCAGATCCAGGAAGGTCTTTGTTGTGATGGACAAGGACATAACATCCTTCTTTATTGAACTTCAGAAAAAACGATACAAGCAGAGTATAGAACCATCCCTTAAACAAATCCCAGAAATAATCAAAAAATACGAAGATAACGAAGAATTTCAAGAAGAACTGACCATAATAAAGGATTACTATAAACAAACCCTTTTCATGTCAGAAGAAACAAAAAAGTTCATAAGAGCTCTTGAAAACCGTGAAGCATTAAAATAA
- a CDS encoding MBL fold metallo-hydrolase, which translates to MEVADGIYEFSGVSNFYIVLDKEVFIVDTGMPGNAGKIIKYLEKELHHEPKDIKTIVITHHHFDHTGSLDKLKKITGAKVAISGEDAEYLTDEKSQAGSALMVPLIKLLNFIYRIKPVKPDIILEEGDHVGDYQVIHTPGHTPGSICLYNPINKVIFTGDNLQYANGKIKGPGSRLIPEPEQYKKSIEKLGELDIDLILTGHGTPVTSDANKKLDEYIDKLKSEIG; encoded by the coding sequence ATGGAAGTTGCAGATGGAATTTACGAGTTCAGTGGAGTTTCAAACTTTTACATAGTTCTTGACAAGGAAGTATTCATTGTTGATACAGGAATGCCTGGAAATGCAGGTAAAATCATCAAGTACCTTGAAAAGGAACTTCATCATGAACCTAAAGATATTAAAACCATAGTGATAACACATCACCACTTTGACCATACAGGAAGCTTGGATAAACTTAAAAAGATAACAGGAGCCAAGGTTGCAATAAGTGGAGAGGATGCAGAATATTTGACAGATGAAAAATCTCAGGCAGGTTCTGCACTTATGGTCCCTCTAATAAAGCTGTTAAATTTTATCTACAGGATCAAACCTGTGAAACCAGACATAATACTTGAAGAAGGAGACCATGTAGGGGATTATCAGGTGATTCACACCCCGGGACATACACCTGGAAGTATATGTCTTTATAATCCTATAAACAAGGTGATCTTTACAGGGGATAATCTTCAATATGCCAATGGAAAAATTAAAGGACCAGGATCTAGATTAATACCAGAACCTGAACAATATAAAAAATCCATTGAAAAATTGGGTGAACTGGATATTGACTTGATTTTAACTGGACATGGAACGCCTGTCACATCAGACGCAAATAAAAAATTAGATGAGTACATAGATAAGCTTAAAAGTGAAATTGGGTAA